TTCAAAGGCCGTAAAGGCTGCAAACTGTTTAACTTTGATTGGTACAAGTTTAACAGATAAACATGCCAGAGAGCAGTTGGGTTACTCTTCCTTTTTACTCAACTGCTCTTTCATATACATGGAAGGCGGAACTCCGTATAGCTCTTTAAATGTAGTCGAAAAATTATTCGGGTCGTTGAATCCTGTTAGCATAGCAATCTCGGAGATTGTATGCTGCTTTTCAGACAGTAAGCGTGCGGCTTCTTTCAATCGTATGTTGCGTATAAAATCACGCGTTGTCTGGTTGGTGAGTTCTTTGAGTTTGCGGTGCAGGTGCACGCGGCTTATGCCTACCTCGTTGGTAATCTGCTCGATGGTCAAGTTCGGATTGCTTATATTATCATTGATCACTTTCATGACACGTTCCATCAACTTTTCATCGGGTGATTTCACTTCCAGTTTCTGAACCTTGTTCTCCTGATTTTGCTGACCTGCAAATACTTTGCGTAACTGCTGCCGTATATTAATCAGATTTTCTACCGTCTTTTGCAGGATTTCGATATTGAATGGCTTCATGATATAGGCGTCGGCTCCTGTATTCAGACCTTCAAGGTTGTCTTCTTCCCTCGTTTTCGCGGTAAGCAGAATGACTGGGATATGGTTGAGGTTTACATTCTGCTTGATTTTCCGGCATAAGGTAAGTCCGTCCATTTCGGGCATCATGATGTCACTAATGACTAAATCCGGAGCCTTTTTAAATATTTGCTCTAATGCTTCTTTACCGTTACGGCTTTCCATGATATGAAATTTGTCTCCAAACTCCTGCGCTATATAATTTCGGATTTCTTCGTCGTCCTCTACAATTAATACGTGATATTTAGTTTTTACCCTGACTTTCTTTTCTTCCTCATTTTCTATAATGGGAGAGATGACAGGAACAGTTGGTGCGGCTACAGTTACCTTTTGCTCATTGTTGTCAACTTCTTCAGGCCGTAGATGCTTGTTACCCAACGGTAATCGGATAATGAAACGGCAACCCGGTTGTTCTTTATTATTTTCTACATAGATAATTCCATGATGTAATTCCACTAATGAACGAGTCAGATGTAATCCTATTCCTGTTCCGCCTTTCGGATTCTGTTGGCTGTTACGTATCTGATAGAAACGATCGAAGATACGTTCTTTTTCCTGTTCATCGATGCCTGTTCCGGTATCCGCGATAATTATTTCGGCATATTGTTTCAAGGGATCGGGCAGTGTATTGTCTTCTCCCGTACGGATGGTAATATCTATGTTTCCTTTTTCGGGAGTAAACTTGAAGGCATTAGACAGAATATTCAGGATAATCTTATCAAAATTACCTGTGTCTACCCATACATTCAGTTCCGGGAGCGTACTGTGAAGTTGCAGCCGGATATTTTTTGTATTTGCCTGTTGACCGAACGTGGTACATAAATCCTCTATAAAAGGAATAATATTGGTCTCCCGGAACATCAGGAACATTTGTCCTTTATCAATTTTCCGGATATCCATTAGCTGATTGACAAGATTCAGAATACGTTCCGCATTTCTGTAGATAATATGGTATATTTTCAGGCGTTCATTGTTCTCCTCATTCTTAATCAGTTTCTGTAGAGGACTGATGATTAGAGACATCGGAGTGCGTATCTCATGAGAGATGTTGATAAAGAACTGCAGTTTTGCTTCATTGATTTGTTCGGCATGGATATGTTGCAGCATTTCCTGATGCATTCTGTACCGATGTCTGATTTGAAGAATAATGATAAATATAATGGTCAGTAATAATAAGGAGTAGATAACTTTGGCCCACCATGAAGCATACCATGCAGGAGATATAAAGATGGTGATTTCCTTTATATTTGAATACACAGTGTTGTCTTTTGCTCTGATTTTAAAGTTATAGGTGCCGGGTTTCAGATTGCTGAATGAGATACGGTTTACACCTTTGGGCAGGCTAATCCATTTTTCATCGTTGATAGAATAAAGGTAGTTGATGTGTTCGGGGGCATTCAATTCCAGAGTGGCAAACTCGATGCTGAACACATTGTCTTTATAAGATAGATAAAACTCTTTTGCGTTGAATACGGGGCAGTTGATAATATTGTGAATACCGGATTTCATTCCTTTTCTAACCGGATTGTTATGCAGGAAAAAGTCGGTAATCCGGATATTCCATGTTTTTGCCGGATTGATAATGTCTTGCGGATTGAAATAGGTGATACCATTCATTCCGCCAAACCAAATAATGCCTTGTTTATCTTTGAAGGAGGCATTCTTGTAGAACTCATTTCCCTGTAATCCGTCGCTGACATAATAATTGATAAATTTGTTGTTTTTCTTTTGGAATTGGGAAATTCCGGCATTGGTGCTTATCCAAAGAAAATCCTTTCCTTCTCCTTGTATGGCATATATTGTATTACTGGGCAATCCGTCGGCAGTCGTATAAGTGGTTAGTTCTTTCGTTTTTTTATTCCAACCGGATAATCCTTCGGAACTGCCCAACCAGACAACTCCGTCGGCATCTTCAAAGATTGAATAAATAACATTTTGTGAGAGTATCTTATGACTTTGGAAATCAGGACTGTCGAGGTCTATACAGTTGACGCCGTCGTAAGTTCCGACATACAGTTTATTATCATCGGAATAGTGCAGGCAACCTATCCATTCGTTGATTAGAGATGTCTGAGATTGTACGGAGGTAAATTCTTTCGTTTTCAGGTCGTAGTAGAACAAACCGAATCCCATTGTCGCAATCCAAAGACGTTTGTTTTTATCTTCAGCGAAGTCGTATACACGTTGGATATAGTTGTTGTTCTTATCTACCAGTTTGTATTGGTAATCGCACAGTCCTGTCTGTTTGTTCAGCTTTCCCATACCGTTGATAAAGGATCCGACCCACATATTGTGTTCGGAGTCTTCGTACAATTTAATAACAGTTGAGGGTACTGAATGAGGATGGGCGGTGTGTGAGAAATGTTTGGCCGGCTCCAGCTTTTCCGTAAGGGCATAAATACCGTCGTTATCCGTTCCTACCCATAGAGTCCCGTTATTATCTTTACAGAATGAAGTAATGCAACAGGAACCGATGCAATTTTTATCTGTTGATTTATGTCCGATATACTTAAAGCTGTTGGTGCGGGCCGGAATTAATATGACTCCTTTCTGATAAACAGCTAGCCATAAGTTGCCCGAATTGTCCTTTAGGATGGAGTGTATTTTCGAGTTTCCCGAATCGAAATAATTATTGTCAAACTTGTATTCGGAGATTTCGTGTGTCTGGATATTATAAATGACTACTCCCTTGCCGTCAGTGCCGATATACAATTCATTGGGTATACCGGAATAAAGGAAGCAAACAGGGAGTTCTCCTTTCTCTTTCAAATTGACCGGAACAAAGGTTTTACGTTCTTTATCGTAAATGAATAGTCCTTTTCGTATACTTCCTGCATAAATGTTGCCTCGCTGGTCCTCGCATATACTTTTGACGTATCCGTTGTCTTTAGACAAGTGTAGCGTGAGCTGATTGTCGGGAGTGAGTTGATATACTCCTTCTTCCCCTTTTGCCATCCATACATTTTGTTTTTTATCTTCAAACAGACTTCCGGGTGAAGTGACTGCAATATCGGCTTTTCGGACAGTCAACAGATGGTCTTTGATGTCCAGCTTGTACAATACATTTCCGGATACCCATATCTCTCCGTTTTTTCGCTCGATGAAAGAATTAATGTTGCTTTCAAGCGTTTCTTTGGTATCTTCCCATTTGGCAAGTGGAGTAAAATTGTCCGTGGCCGGATCATACATTTGAATCCCTATATATGTGCCGATAAGCAAATGACCCTTGCTGTCTTCAAAAACAGTACGAACAAAATTGTGGGCTAATGAATGTTCGTTATCGGGCTCATGTTTGTATATGGTAAATTTAGCACCGTCATAACGGTTCAGGCCATCTTCTGTTGCAACCCAAATGAAACCGTTCCGGTCTTGATATATTTGATTAATCAGACTGCTGGAGAGCTCTTTGTCAGTAGTGAATAACTTAGGAGATTGTCCGTTGCATAACAAAGAAAACAATAATAATAGAAAAGTGAATACATTTCTCATAGTTTATAGATCGTTGTTGGTAGCACAAAGAAAACTAAAAACCTACATATAACCTAATAAAAGATGAATATTTTCATTAGGCTTCGGGAGTACAATCGGATGTTGTAACATCGTTGGTGAATAATGTAACATGAGAAAAGATTGACCTACCACCCCGTCCTTCGGACACCCCTCCTTCCTGAAGGAGGGGAAGCCATGCGGACGAACTTATATCGAACTGACGTTACTTACAACATAGGTTTTACCGGGCTTTGTTTCGATGTCATATTCATAAACTTTCTGCAGTTTGGGAGATTGCGCACTTACCCCTTTGGCTACAAGAGGTTGCTTGACGGGAGTGGTGGCGAATAGTCTGTTTGAGCACTCTTTTCCGTTTGCCTGTTTTAAGCCTTTCCCTTTCAGGGGAACATAAGACCGGATGCGGAGCGTACCGCCTATATTCGATCGGATGATCGCTTTATTTAACACCTTGTTTTTCCAGTCCATATCGACGGTAAAGTTTCCACGTGCCACCAGCCCCTTCACACTTCCTTCTTTCCATGCATCAGGCAATGCCGGCAATAAATGTACGGCACCGTCATGACTTTGGAGCAACATCTCCGCTACTCCGGCTGTATAACCGAAATTACCGTCAATCTGGAAAGGCGGATGGGCATCCAGCATATTGGGATAGGTACGTCCGTTCGGATATTCGTTAGCCAAGTGATCGTTGGGCAATAGTTGAATCATATTTTGGATGATTTGGAAGGCATGGTTTCCATCCAGCATGCGTGCCCAGAAATTGACTTTCCAGCCGATACTCCAACCGGTAGCCTTATCACCGCGTTGCAGCAATGTGTTTCTTGCTGCCTGGAATAACCCGGGATTGGAGTATGGAGAAATTTGATTACTCGGATATAGCCCGTACAAATGTGAAATATGACGGTGCTCGTCCTTGGGATTGTCAATGTCTTCCAGCCATTCTTGTAGTTGATTATGTTTTCCTATTTGCATAGGTGGCAACTTTTCCAGTGTTTGTTTGAGCGAATCCTGGAAAGAGGAGGCTTCACCTGCGATGTATGAAGCCGATAAGGTATTATGCAGCGCATCAAAGGCAATCTGGTTATCCATGGTGCAACCTGCCGTGATGGAACCGTGTTCCGGTGACACGGAAGGAGACACTACCAACCATTTATATACTGGATGTTCCACCAGAAAATCCATATAGAATTGTGCGGTTCCTTTCAGTATCGGATAATATTCCTTTAGAAATTCTTTATCTCCGGTAAAGAGGTAATGTTGCCAGATATGTTGAGCTAACCATGCACCGCCGCTAGGCCACATTCCGGCTGCGGCAAAATCGACTACACCACAGATTCTCCACAAATCAGTATTGTGATGCGCCATCCATCCCCGACAATCATACATGGTTCGGGCGGTTTCTGCTCCTGTGACAGATAAATCTTTCAACATGGAGAATAGCGGACCATGTGTTTCACTTAAATTGGTGACTTCTGCCGGCCAATAGTTCATTTCTGTATTAATGTTGATGGTATACTTGCTGTCCCACGGGGCATGTGTGCTGTTATTCCATATTCCTTGCAGATTAGCCGGTTGTCCACCCGGTTGTGAAGATGAAATCAGCAGATAACGTCCATAATGGAAAAGTAGAGCAGCCATTGCCATGTCTTCCCCATTCCCGAAGTTTTCAATTCGTTTGGGAGTTTCCAGTTGGGAAGCTTTGCCTGAAGGTAATGTAAGGCGTACACGGTCAAATTGTTTTTTATAATAAGCGATATGGTTTTTGAAAGCTTTTTCGTAAGGTGTTTGCATCGCTCTTTTCAGATATTCGCTGGTCCGTTGGGATTCATCGGCACTGACATCCTGGTAGTTTACGTAGTTGGTTGCTGCCGATATATAAAGGGTGGCTTCTGTTCCTGCATTTATTTGGAGCGTATTTCCTGCCGGGCGGAGAGTACCATCTGTTTTCACTTGAACCTGACATTCTGCGCGTAGTGCGGCTTTCAAGCCTTCCTGTTCTTTCCCTTGACAGGTGATAGTCAGTTTGTTATTTTGAGCATTGACCTCATATTTCAATGGGCAGTTGTATGACACATTGAAATTTAGCGCATGGGGTTGGCTCGCCTTGATGTGCATGATGATGACATTATCCGTGAATGAGGCGAAAGTAGTGCGGGTATAGTTTATACCATTCACTTGATAGCGGGTGGTAGTTGTTGCATTTTCCAGATTCAAGTCGCGGTAGAATCCGGTGGCATCCTTATGTCCGGGGAACTCCAGGTACAAATTTCCCAATGTCAGATAGCTCATTCCGTGTTGCCGGGTTAGAAAATTGGCATCAATGAGCCTTTGTGCTTCCTTGTTTTTTCCTTCAAATATCAGTTTGCGCACAATAGGGAGGACATGTACTGCATTCGGGTTATTATTGTTATAAGGAGAGCCTGCCCAAAACGTTTCTTCATTCAGTTGCAGTTCTTCACGCTCGGTTCCTCCATATACCATCGCCCCAAGGCGGGAATTGCCGATAGGAAGAGCTTCCGACCAGTTCTGTGCCGGTTGGCTGTACCAAAGTTTCAAATTTTGTCCTGAAACTAAATGACTTGTTAACAGGAATAGCAGGAAGAGTGTGTTTCTATTCATATTGTACATTTGTATAGGAATTAATATGGGTTTCTCATGATTTGAAAGTTTTCGCTCAAATCGGTCGGATTATATGTCGCAAAGATAGATTATTTATTTGTTATGAAAGCATAAAAGATGTATCGGATTTTTTGTTCGTAGGTTGCCTTTCTCTGTTTATGTTACCAATATTATACTGATATGTTACATGCGGTTTATTGAGGGTGGATTTTTTTGCTTTTTGTATGAGAACGACGTATTTTTGCCATAAATAGATAATTGGCAATATGAAGAAGTTGATTTTATTTTTTATTGTATCGGTTTGTGGTTTGTCGTTGTATGCACAAACGAAGTATCAGAGTAGAGTGATGACAGATACGCTCTACAGTAACGTATTAAAAGCAAAGCGTGCATATACTGTTTATCTTCCTAAGAGTTTCGAACAGGATAAAAATAAAATGTATCCTGTTCTCTACCTGTTGCATGGTATGTGGGAAAAAAATGATGTATGGATGAATCGCGGGCATGTAAAGGATGTGATGGACTGTCTTACAGCCGGTGGGGAAGCTCGTGAAATGATAATAGTCTGCCCCGATGCGGGGGGAGGAGATCCGAATATCTTTCAGAATGGGTATTTCGATATGCCGGGTTGGGCGTATGAAACATTCTTTTTTACGGAGTTTCTGCCCTATGTAGAGAAACGTTTTCGGGTGATGGGTGATAAACGGCATCGGGCTATAGCAGGACTTTCGATGGGTGGTGGCGGAGCTACTTGTTATGGGCAACGCCATACAGAACTTTTCTGTGCAGTCTATGCTATGAGTGCATTGATGGATATTCCGGAAGAAGGGGCCGCCCGCTTTAATGATCCGAATGGAAAATTGGCAATTCTGACTCGTTCGGTTATAGAAAAAAGTTGTGTAAAATATGTTACCGGGGCAAATGAAGAACAGAAGAATGAACTGCGTAGTGTAGCTTGGTTTGTAGATTGTGGTGACGATGACTTCTTGCTCGACCGTAATATTGAATTTTACCATGCAATGAGGCAGGCTGATATCCCTTGTCAGTTTCGTGTGCGCGATGGAGGGCATACCTGGGAATATTGGCATTCGGCTCTCTATATTTGTTTGCCTTTTATTAGTCGGTTGATGGGTGTGTGATTTTGTCATAGCGACGCAAGTTATGGCAAACGGGCCGAACTGATAACAGACCAGTATGGTTATTATTTCGTTATGGCTCAACCATCCCTTTGGGTTGCGGTGACGGTGTCCTTTATTTCTCTATTCTTTGGAAAGAACAAATGAAACGAAATTAATGGGCATGTCTTTAAAAGATTTGCTTTCCATTAATCGCCGGCTATAGTTGTCTGTCTAGCCGACTGTAGTCGGCTGATTGGACAACGGTAGTCGACCAGGTGGACAACTCCAGTCGGCTTCTTATATGCAAGCTGTTCCACAGGGAAAACGCACGATTTAAAAGGCTTTAATAAAGGTATCTATCAAATTAGTTAAGTACTCATCACTCCATCCTGCCTTCTTCCTTTTCCTATTGACCGAAGTCTTCTTGTCTTCATCCTGATAATTCTTCAAAATGGTCAATGCCATTTTCGTTAAAGTGGAAAAGTTTTGTGCCGAATTCATCATTTTTCTTCCATCATCTTCATTAAATGTAACATCCAATTGCCAATGCAATCCATTTTCTACCGCCCAATGCTTTCTCTTATATTTAAGAATAAGCTCTGGATTGTTCACTAATGAAGAGATGAAACAATGTTTCTCATTTTGTATTTCTCCTGTGGCTATATTTATTTTCTCGGTCTTTATCATTCCATAAGTCCTAAGATTCTTCCAATCGCGATAACAGAACCCTAATCTACTGGGCTCAGAGCAGGATATGCAGGTCCTTGTCACCATAAATCCATGACCTTCTGTGGTTTCTTCAGCTCTTTTGATAAAATCATTTTTTCTTCCGGAAATTAGCAAGTACTCCGCATCGTTTTCGATATTTTCCCTTAGTTTTAAATGGTTGTCTTTCACCTCTAAAAGATAATCGGCTTGTTTCTCTACTATTTTTTCTACAATTTTCTTTTGGGTACCAAGTGCATCGATGGTAACTACATCTCCTTGTCGTATATCAATGTCGTCCAGTAATTTGGGTATTGCTACTATTTCATTCTCTTTTATTGAGACCCGTTCCTGCCCTAATGACAGACTCATATCAGAAAGAAAGGCACTGACAACATGAAGTTTGGCTACTGATGCCTGCTCCTTTGTTATTTTACCCGCTGACTCTTGTACCAGTTTATCAGCATTGATGGCACCACGGATCGTTTTTCCGTCAATAGCTATATGTCTATTCGTATAAAGATCATTTCCCTCATTAATTTGAACTTTCGACCAGTCACAATCTTCTATGGATGGTGAATCCCCCCTCATATTACGGGCCCATTCTCTGTAACAACTCTCTAATTTTTCCGTTTTTATGATACAAAAAAATCGGCGTAATGTATCATGTGACGGGGTAGTTTCTAAGTCCGGTATGAATCTTCTAAGAAAATCTTTCTTATAACGGGCGAAGTCTGCTATATCATTCCAACTCTGACAATCACAAAAAATACCTGATAAAGTGACAAGCATTATCAATTTGCCCGAATAAGTGACTTTATTCTTTTCACGTGGGTCGATTGTATCAATAGCTTCAGACATACTGGCCATATGACGCGCCAATTCGTCATTTATTAAAAAATCTTTTGCAATCTTATCCATTACTATTTATTATTTAGGCGTGAAGATAATGAAATACTAGAAGGTATACAATATAAATAATCAATATATCAATTGAAGAACCACGAAGATAAAAAAAAGGATGAAACCAATAGGTAACATGACAATGGGAAGTTGTGACATGTCTATAGGAGGAAAAGAAAGTAGGAAGACTTTATTTATTAGATATAAAAGAGTTTTGCCATCAAATAAGTTTTGAGAAGAAAAGATAAATGCTGGTTATTAGATAATTAACGATCGTGCGTTTTCCCTGAGCTGTTCCATTTGCTAAGCCTGACAATACCGATGCGAAGGTTACGGGCTATGAAAGTGCAAACTGTGGGAATTGTGAAGGCGTGAAGGGCGTGAAGAAAAGCTTTCTCTTTATTTGTTCACAGAAAATACCTGTCAAACAGATGGTTGCCATCCGTGAAGGATGTGAAGGAGAAGAACTAAACTTTATTGGGGCTTTGGTAATTTTCGGCACAATGAATTCAAAACCGCACCGTTTTTTAATTAAATGAGAATTTGATACAGACAGAAGAACATAAGAACAAAAAATAAAATAGCCGTTCCATAAGCAATAGAAATTTAAGGTTCGTGGTGGGACGTGCCGATAATGACTCCCATTTCACTTGCTGTTTTACTATTCTGCGGGTCGTCGGCATAGAAAGCCCAGCTCCACATGGCTGGCCAAAGGAAGTTACCTTTCAGGCGTAGTATCAGTTCGCAAACTTGTGCATAAAAACGGTGGTCACCATAGTTTGTGCCGTAGGTCTGTTTTACCCAACCGGTCAGACAGGGCGCTTCATCATTCAGGAAGATACCGCGGTAGGTCACCGCAGGTTCTCCGTCTGTATACTGTCCCGGCTTTACATATACATTCTGTTGCTTTCGGATAGGTACGTCCGCCCACCAGTACCAAGGCGATACCCCTATTTGTTCGGAAAGTTCGTAGATACCATAAATCGTACCGCGTCTGTCGCTGCCGATGATAACCACTGCTTCCTCCACTCCTTCACAGGGATTCGTGATAACTTGCAGGATATATTTCTCGTTTTTCCCTTCCAGCTCTTTTTTATCTATTTTGTTTGCGGCCATCAGTCTCTTTACAAAAGGAGTACTGTAAGTACCTGCAATGATACACCGTTTCGAACTTGTGCTTGTTAAGAGTTCGGGCTTTGTCCCGCATACTTGCAGTATGTCTTGTTGAAGATTGCCGGCAGCTATCATCACTCCTTTGTCTTCGGAAGAATCTACGTATATCGGACAAGGAACTCCTTGGGATATCAACGGAAAATGATTATCGGCCGGTGTGAATACTACGAATGGCTCGGCGGCAAATGCCGCTATACTCACAGCGGAGAGGTAGAAGAATAGAAATAGTTTTTTCATGGTTTCAATATTTAATAGTATGTTGATCATTAATCTTACTTTTAGGATGCACAACTCCCATAATAGGATAGAGGTGTCATGTTGTAAAACTATTGTTCTTCTTCATAAATACTATATTTAATGAAATTATCTTCTTTGTGTCTTAAATTTCAAGAATGGTTTATTTTTTGTCTGTACTGTGACACGATGCAAAGATAGTGGGTATTGATAAGAACGGGCTTTGAGTATGTTACAATTATTTATGCTGTTGATACCAATCTACTTTTTGAACGGTTGATATCTTCTAATATCTCTCGCACAGATAGTAAAAAGAATTATTGTTGATGGTATTGAATCAGCCCTTCCATCGGACTTTGAAGAATCTTACCGACCTGAATACCTGTTGTTTGCGCAGCCTCCTGCAAAATCTCCTTGTAACAATGAGCTACGGAACCAATAAAATGTACCGGATATTGCTTATAATCATATTGCATCACGTTTCTGCGGAGAAAAGCGATAAAGCTGTTGAGTACTAGTGAACGGATAGCCGGTTCTTCCAAGTGTTGTGCAAGGAAAGGGGAGAGACTAGCCAGAAAACGGTTCGGGAAAGGCTGGCGGTAAACGCGGTCGATGATTTCGGGAGCCGTCAGGCCGAACTGTTTTAAGAAAGCTTCTTTGATGGCGGGTGGAAGCTGGTTTTTCAGTATATCGCCTACCAATAGTTTTCCTAAGACTGCGCCGCTTCCTTCATCTCCCAGGATGAATCCAAGAGGGGAGATGTTGTTGACAATCTCTTCACCATTGTAGAAACAGGAATTGGAACCTGTGCCGAGGATGCAGGCAATCCCGGCTTCATGTCCGCATAGTCCGCGGGCAGCGGCAAGCATGTCCGAGTAGGCTTTGATATTCCCGATGACGGGCAGGCTGTCGGCAATAGCCCGCCGGAGGACGGGAGCCTTTTCGGGCGTGCATCCAGCACCATAAAAAAAGACGGAGTTGATCGCTCCTTCCGGTAGTTGTGGCAGGAGGGAGTGCGTCAGCTCTTGTTGAATCTCTTCTTCTGATTGGAAGAAGGGATTAATTCCCTTCGTTCCCATTCGTTTGACCGAGGTGCCGTTGAAAACGATGCACCAGTCGGTTTTGGTAGAACCACTATCTGCAATGAGTATCATATCTTAATGTATATTTTCTTTTTGTATAATATATAACCTATTGACCAGTTAAGTAAGACAAAGAGGATGGCATAGGCAAGAGAGCCTCCTTGGTTTCCGAAAACAGGTTGGAGGGCACATTGGTAGACAACTTGTTGGATGGAGGTACTTTCTCCCTGATAAGTGACGTTGGTAGCGCATATTGAAACGCCGATGACACCTGCCATTACATAAATAAAGAGAGGGTTCACGCCGAAAGACTCAAAGAAACGGCTCCATTTTTTATATCCTTTGATGTCGATAATCCAAACGAGTAGAGCCAATAGACTGGAGCCTAATCCACAAGTGACTAGCACAAAGGTAGGCGACCATATCTTTTTATTGAATGGGCAGCCATAACTGAATAAGAAGCCAGCAAAAGTCAGAATGGTGCCGATAAGGAAAAGCCTTTCCAGCTTCTCATGTATATCTTTCACTTCCATGAGTAGCTTACCGACGCAAAAGCCGATCAATACATGTGCGATAGAAGGAATAGTGCTAAGAAGTCCTTCCGGGTCGATGTGGCTGTTTTGATATACATGGGCGTTTCCTAAGATGCTGCGGTCGACGATGGAAAGAATATTCGTTTCGTCGTAGGCAAAACCGTTGCCAGTAATGAGAATAATGAAATAACCTACTAATAATATGACAATCAGATAAGGTATATGCTTGTGTCTCAGCAACAAGGCAATTAGTGCCGAAGCACCGTAGCAGAGCGCTAGGCGCTGCATGACTCCCAAGATGCGAATTTGCTCAAATGGGAGAGGATTGTGGGTGTAACACAGTAAGGCAAACCAGTTGAGGGCTATTCCGATAAGGAAAATAACAATGGTTCTTTTGATTATTTTCAAAGCAGTCGGAGTGTTGAATGTAAAGTTATACTTTTTAAGTGAGATATAGGTGGAGATTCCCATGATAAACATGAAGAAAGGGAAAATGAGGTCTGTGGGGGTAAGACCGTTCCATTGGGCATGTTTAAGGGGAGCGTATGCATGTTGCCAGGAGCCCGGATTATTAACTAGGATCATTCCTGCGATAGTAATGCCTCGCATTACATCGAGTGCCAGAAGGCGTTTGTTACTTGTTACATTCATGACTGTTACTTTTTAATGTGTTAAA
The Bacteroides caecimuris DNA segment above includes these coding regions:
- a CDS encoding ISAs1 family transposase; the encoded protein is MDKIAKDFLINDELARHMASMSEAIDTIDPREKNKVTYSGKLIMLVTLSGIFCDCQSWNDIADFARYKKDFLRRFIPDLETTPSHDTLRRFFCIIKTEKLESCYREWARNMRGDSPSIEDCDWSKVQINEGNDLYTNRHIAIDGKTIRGAINADKLVQESAGKITKEQASVAKLHVVSAFLSDMSLSLGQERVSIKENEIVAIPKLLDDIDIRQGDVVTIDALGTQKKIVEKIVEKQADYLLEVKDNHLKLRENIENDAEYLLISGRKNDFIKRAEETTEGHGFMVTRTCISCSEPSRLGFCYRDWKNLRTYGMIKTEKINIATGEIQNEKHCFISSLVNNPELILKYKRKHWAVENGLHWQLDVTFNEDDGRKMMNSAQNFSTLTKMALTILKNYQDEDKKTSVNRKRKKAGWSDEYLTNLIDTFIKAF
- a CDS encoding ATPase; amino-acid sequence: MILIADSGSTKTDWCIVFNGTSVKRMGTKGINPFFQSEEEIQQELTHSLLPQLPEGAINSVFFYGAGCTPEKAPVLRRAIADSLPVIGNIKAYSDMLAAARGLCGHEAGIACILGTGSNSCFYNGEEIVNNISPLGFILGDEGSGAVLGKLLVGDILKNQLPPAIKEAFLKQFGLTAPEIIDRVYRQPFPNRFLASLSPFLAQHLEEPAIRSLVLNSFIAFLRRNVMQYDYKQYPVHFIGSVAHCYKEILQEAAQTTGIQVGKILQSPMEGLIQYHQQ
- a CDS encoding acyltransferase family protein, whose amino-acid sequence is MNVTSNKRLLALDVMRGITIAGMILVNNPGSWQHAYAPLKHAQWNGLTPTDLIFPFFMFIMGISTYISLKKYNFTFNTPTALKIIKRTIVIFLIGIALNWFALLCYTHNPLPFEQIRILGVMQRLALCYGASALIALLLRHKHIPYLIVILLVGYFIILITGNGFAYDETNILSIVDRSILGNAHVYQNSHIDPEGLLSTIPSIAHVLIGFCVGKLLMEVKDIHEKLERLFLIGTILTFAGFLFSYGCPFNKKIWSPTFVLVTCGLGSSLLALLVWIIDIKGYKKWSRFFESFGVNPLFIYVMAGVIGVSICATNVTYQGESTSIQQVVYQCALQPVFGNQGGSLAYAILFVLLNWSIGYILYKKKIYIKI